One Lucilia cuprina isolate Lc7/37 chromosome 4, ASM2204524v1, whole genome shotgun sequence DNA segment encodes these proteins:
- the LOC111681551 gene encoding pheromone-binding protein-related protein 6-like yields the protein MAFLEYHRYQWFHKFLIFLSLMLTWSHAQQPRRDADWPPSSLLKIAKPFHDICVEKTGVTEEAIKEFSDGQIHEDEALKCYMYCLFHEFDVVDPNGDVHLETLFQAIPHTIKDVLVKASENCVHPEGDTLCHKAWWFHQCWKKADPEHYFLP from the exons ATGGCTTTTCTGGAATATCATCGTTACCAATGGttccacaaatttttaatttttctctccTTAATGTTAACGTGGTCGCATGCACAGCAACCGAGACGTGATGCTGAT TGGCCTCCATCATCACTCTTGAAGATAGCAAAGCCATTCCATGATATTTGTGTAGAAAAAACTGGTGTAACAGAAG AGGCTATAAAGGAATTCAGTGATGGACAAATTCATGAAGATGAGGCTTTAAAGTGTTACATGTATTGCTTGTTCCATGAATTTGATGTCGTTGATCCTAATGGTGATGTCCACTTGGAGACATTATTCCAAGCTATACCTCACACTATCAAAGATGTGCTAGTGAAGGCTTCAGAGAATTGTGTACATCCAGAGGGTGATACTTTGTGCCACAAGGCGTGGTGGTTCCATCAATGTTGGAAAAAAGCAGATCCAGAG CACTATTTTTTGCCCTAA
- the LOC111681579 gene encoding pheromone-binding protein-related protein 6-like, giving the protein MNYKVFYQFYLVQTTLVVMTLMVTGMHAQQPRRDADWPPSSILKMAKPFHDICVEKTGVTEEAIKEFSDGEIHEDEALKCYMNCLFHEIDVVDENGDVHLETLFNTIPNTVKELLIKASENCVHPEGDTLCHKAWWFHQCWKKADPVHYFLP; this is encoded by the exons AtgaattataaagtattttacCAATTTTATTTGGTCCAAACAACTTTAGTTGTCATGACGTTGATGGTAACAGGAATGCATGCACAACAACCAAGACGTGATGCTGAt TGGCCTCCATCATCAATTTTAAAGATGGCAAAACCATTTCATGATATTTGCGTAGAAAAAACCGGTGTTACTGaag aaGCCATCAAGGAATTCAGTGATGGCGAAATTCATGAAGATGAagctttaaaatgttatatgaaTTGTTTATTCCATGAAATTGATGTGGTTGATGAAAATGGCGATGTACATTtggaaacattatttaatacTATACCTAATACTGTGAAAGAATTGCTTATAAAAGCTTCTGAGAATTGTGTACATCCAGAGGGTGATACTTTGTGTCACAAGGCTTGGTGGTTCCATCAATGTTGGAAAAAGGCAGATCCGGTg CACTATTTTTTGCCCTAA
- the LOC111681580 gene encoding pheromone-binding protein-related protein 6-like, whose protein sequence is MAFKAFYRFQLFHTVLIVLSLMATWTRAQQPRRDADWPPPAILKMAKPFHDICAEKTGVTDEAIKKFSDGEIHEDEALKCYMNCLFHEFEVVDDNGDVHLETLFRNLPGSLREMLMKASENCIHPEGDTLCHKAWWFHQCWKKADPVHYFLV, encoded by the exons ATGGCTTTTAAAGCATTTTACCGTTTTCAATTGTTCCATACAGTTTTAATTGTCCTGTCGTTGATGGCAACATGGACGCGTGCACAGCAACCAAGGCGTGATGCtgat TGGCCACCACCAGCAATTCTAAAGATGGCAAAACCATTCCACGATATTTGTGCAGAAAAAACCGGTGTAACTGAcg AAGCCATTAAGAAGTTCAGTGATGGTGAAATTCATGAAGATGAAGCTTTAAAATGTTACATGAATTGTTTGTTTCATGAATTCGAAGTTGTCGATGATAATGGCGACGTTCATTTAGAAACATTATTCCGCAATCTACCGGGTTCTTTAAGAGAAATGCTGATGAAGGCTTCAGAAAATTGTATACATCCGGAGGGAGATACGTTGTGTCACAAGGCTTGGTGGTTCCACCAATGTTGGAAAAAAGCTGATCCAGTG CACTACTTCTTAGTCTAA